Part of the Athalia rosae chromosome 2, iyAthRosa1.1, whole genome shotgun sequence genome, agctcattgaataattcgataaataattaaatgaataaatttattcacgattcaatgttggcatgttctaatgtcgaaggagcagctcattgtcagttcgtttgcgaccagtgttaattatcactatatgtatatctaagctaaactacataaactatgcgtatttgtattttcatatcttttatggatttaaataaactgaagtatattttgacgaaaaaagtatttttttaggcccattaaaccaaaatctaatattcgtcaacttgccccgataggttcgccatcttgcctcgtggtcggggcaagttgacgaatttgcagaatttcggaaaaatggaaattacgtagtttgtgaatgaccgaattcaatgtcaattttttttttaatagctaacatctcatacttttgaaaaataccaaaagattttgaaattcgcttacaatcgattaaaaaaccgcacttgaagcttaacgtctccaacttgccccggtctcccctacttCATTACGATTACGAACATGTGATAATCTCAATGTCCTCTCTTTTTATAGAACTTACAATCTATCTTGTCGGTAGCTGACAAAACAGAAACGTCATAAATCAATATTCCCGTGGTAGGTCAAGGTTTTCGATATCGGCCGTAAATAAGAAGGCCGATGTTAACATACCGACACTAAGATTGGCTCTTATTGTCAATCACGAACGTTTCGCATGAGTTAAATTACACATACTACATACAATAGGTATACAATAGGTATACAGAGGTTGAATTTCTCTAACGAATAAAACGGAGCCGCGAGTAATGCAAGCATGCAGCATGGATAATATCTATGCACGTAGGAATCTACCATAGAGCGCCGTTTCGTCCACTGCAGCACCCCTGTAAACTTTCGTCGTCGATCGAGGGTTGGTAACCAACCGTTGGAGCTTATTCACGATTTAGGACATTCGATTCGATGTCAAATGAATTGATTATTTACCGACTCGAAACATTGTCGCGGTCGTTgagataaatgagaaaaatgctATGTTCTCGCGTAATGGAGTATGCATCGTCGACTCAAGCcgtcctttttatatttctcagtGGGTCAAAGAGTAGAATTTATACCACGGGGCAATTGCGAATAACCGCTCAGATTATGACGATATATACTAGCTCGGATGCTAGTCACCGACTTTTTATCCCTTAAAACGCATAGAGCTGGAGAATTGGAACTAGAATCCGATGCGACACTTTATCGCAACAACAAGTCAATTTTCTCATACCGCTATCGCCGTTATCTCTGTCAATtcgacacaaaaaaaaaaggctacacgcattcgaatttttttatttgtcggGGCAAAGTGTAGGAAATGAAAACTTCGCCGTTGTTCTTTGCCTTTTACCACCGCGTTTTGTGTGCGTAGATGTCTGTCCCGTAGTTATAAATCATAGAGTTGCAACGGAGCACTCTACTCGACACTGTTctataattatgaaatatcTTCTCGGACGTAATAGCGTGAAGTAGGTACTTCAAAGTTCATTCCGAAGGGGACATTCGAATGACGCGTAAATCCAACTAATGTTACGCAATGTGGTATCGGTACCTGTTATCACCACGGTAAATTGCCCCGTGATCATTCAATCGCCGTCGGCCGACCAGAACGGGTCCAACCTTTCGTAAGCTGcgtgagttgaaatttttcaatgttacaataatttttccgcaatttcGCATCATTACTCGCGCGCTTTATTACAGAACGGGATGGCGTCGAGCGCATTGCTGATTCTCGGAGCAGTTGGACTCCTGGGATTTTCAGCGCCGTTGGTATCGTCGCTCAACATACTTGGTATCGCGCCTCTACCTTCAAAGTCGCATCATTTGTGGCATacggaattgatgaaaggaTTGGCCAGGAAAGGTCATCAAATATATTCGGTCGGCATTGAACCAACGGAATTCGGAGACAGCGTCGTCCGAGAAAATCAAACTAGGTCAATCGTGAGTTACTCGATAGTTTTTTCCGTTAGAGTTactcttggttttttttttctggcctTCAACTTGCGCTCGAAACGATCTCGCATTCTTTCAGGTCCTAGAAGACATGATATCTTGTCTGAACAAAGACGGTAATTTCGACCCTATTTCATGGCGTAAACTGAGTCCGATGCAAACTACCGTTGAGTTGTATTCCGTTTGTAACATCCTTTGCGATTACGCAACGAAAACCAATGGCGGCAAAGAGGCTCTGGAACTAGTCAGAAATACAAAGATAGACGTCATCGTGATGGATATCACTATGGGACAGTGTTTCTACGGGCTTCGGGAGGTATATTCAACGGATTTAGGtcactcaatttttcaacaatttttactgaagttttgcactttcaggaaGCCCTTGGTAATccaccactcgttggatttacGCCATTCGGCTCTCCGGGTTGGGTGAAGGATATAGTAGGTGGTAGCAACTGGCCGGCGTTCAAAGGTTACGAAAATTATCAGAAGGCGCCTCCTTTTAATCTGTGGGAAAGGACGTGgaatttgatttattatcaAGTGGACGACTtctgtagaaaattttattatctacCGAGGGAGAAAGAAGTCGCCGAGGCGTATATCGGcagaaaattggagaaatcCTTGGAAGAcatagagagagaaatgacCACGCTGTTAACGAATACCCACGCGAGTTTCGATGCGGGAACGTTTTTACCGCCGAACGTCATCGAAATCGGTGGACTTCATGTCAAAGATACAAAACCACTGCCGCAGGTTAGCGTCCGATAATCGTAATTCTCGATCAATCCAATATACACGGTTAAATGTCGAAGAATTTAGATACCTCTTTGTCTAGAATAGGATATCAAAAAGTTCATCGACGAAGCCGAACACGGAGTGGTCGTATTGTCGCTAGGAACTAACGTCCAGAGCAGTACGTTGGGAACGGAGAAATTACAGGCGATTGTTTCCGCATTAGGACAATTGAAGGAAAGAGTAGTGTGGAAATTCGAAACGGATACTTTGCCTAATCTACCTAAGAATgtcatgataaaaaaatggcTTCCCCAAAGTGACATATTGGGTAAGTACGATATCGATCTAACGCTACGCAAAATCACAGCTCTCCGACCCGTATTTCTCACGTGATATCGCGATGACTCCGCTACAGCTCATCCAAAAATACGAGCTCTCTGGTCTCACGGCGGCCTTCTGAGTACTCAGGAGGCTGTTTGGCGTGGAATTCCCGTGATAGCAATGCCATTCTTCATGGACCAGTACCGCAACATCGACATGTTGGTCAGCAAAGGAGTCGGATTGCGCCTTGATTACGATTCGCTATCGACCGAAACCGTCCTGAAGACTCTTAAACAAATCCTCACCGATCCtgggtaaaaaatgacgatgaacgaaacaaaacaaacggaaaaaaaaaacaacgaaaaaaccaCATCGCGATTCGTTGCACATCTCAGGATCTAATAGTAAGTTGAACGTCTCTTTCAGTATTACGACCAGGATGAAGAAGCTCTCAGCGGCGTACAGAGACAGGCCCATGTCTCCGATCGACACAGCGATTTGGTACATCGAACACGCCGTTCGGCATCCCGATGGTCCGTTGAGTTCCCCGGGCAGAAATATGAGCTGGGTACAGTTCCACCTCGTCGACGTCTACGCGGTACTGGGACTTGTTTTTCTCCTGGTCGCCTGGATTTTGAAACTACTTCTGAAAACGGTGTACAACCTCGTCTTCCGGCGCGGAAACAAAGTAGAACCTAAACTGAAGCGGAAGTGATCGAAGACATTCTCGTCGTGGTATGCTGCTCGGCCACTTCGTGGCAAGAAAGTAACGCTTTTTAGATGATCATCACCACCTTCGGCCGGGCATTCGCTATCTTTCGTGGTTACAGGAATATTCCTCGTGTCAATACGCTAGGAAGCGATGTTTTTATTGGACAATACTTTAGAAAACTGTTCCACCCGCTACGACGTTCCAGTGTTGGCCGTTCGTCGATTCGAGCTAGCCGACTGTAGGTTCTCGTTCAACATGAATATGGGAATCGATTCACTGTTCGTTTCATGAAACTGTAcgttcaatgaaattattgtCAAAGTTCAAAATTCAGTGCACTCACggatgtatcgaaaaattttcttttttttttctcaaatgagAGATAAAACACCGAACTGTACATCGATGACGTACGTTATGCTctcgatcaaattttattcgaccTCTCGCGAtgccgtagaaaaaaatttgattctcTCGCTCCGGATCCCTGCACCTTatcatttcttatttctacATACGTCCGTTCGTCTGAGTTGCTTTTTAAAATCGGGCGAGTATCGCTGTGCGGATCTCCGATAATTTCCCTCACCCTCCATCTCAATATCCGTTGAGGTACCCCGGGCATCATCGAACGTCGAAGATTTTCAACAGATTTTCTGATTGTTCGAGGCTTTCACCTTACCCCAAAGTTTGGGTCTATACAATCGCGCTTATTCCATATCCAATGTTCAACCCATCGATAACAATTGTGTTTCCCCGTTCAATCCTCACGGTCGCCGATTCGATACTcggtgatttgaaatttcattatttttatcttgcaatttttatctattgaaatttattctccgAATTaccgataaaaatattatcaggCCATTCCAAGATTCGATCTGCCAGTCATTGTTTGATGTGGGATCAATGCGTagcaattctttttcttccgctgTTCATTAGCGGCGGCGCTTTTACGAATTCACATCTGAGGTGAGAGCAGGATAAACAGTCGGTAGATCCGTTGATAGGCGTTACGATTTTTACACGATTCGCCCATTACACCGTCGAATCTAGCACCGCCGGTACAGTGTTGTTCGCAGTCGCGAGTTAAATTTCGCGCACCTTCCGTCACTTTTCCATTgcataaatttcattccgttGCCGTTCAACGAGACCATATCTATGACGAGACGTCATTGTTGTAAAAGACGACACGCGGTTTCCACTTTCACAGCTCTCTATATTCAAACTCTTTATAATCGTATCTCTCTTATCGCACGATCGCAGTTATCCCTCGTAATAACCCTTTCATTCCCTGTCGATGattttctcaaagtccgagccAAACATAGTCGATGCGAAACCGTCTAccgtcccgtcccgtaacatgatataaatgcaaaaaatagatacgtatgtaattatgtatacaaaatagaaaaatagatcaaagaaaatagaataccTAGCATGTACCATTTTTGGTGGACCTTTTATTTCTCGCGGGAGGGGTGGTTACGTTATGTTGTTTCAGTACCGTTGTGACCTAGGAGTCCTTAGAACGGAAGAGAATATCGACGGGCGGAATACATTCAAGATGGAATTTCACGCCTCGCTGACTATTCCCCCACCCTTTCGACCGTTCTCTTACCACAGAACACAAAATCCAACTAATACGACGACGTCTggcaatcgatgaaaaaagaattgtagGTTAACAGCCCTTTTCTGATACCTTGTTTTTACTCGTTTCTCACCTAgtgcaaaacaaaaattttcaatgcctCATGGATTCATGAAAACATGAATAGAAGTAACGAACTTAAAAATCACGTCGGTTTAACCAAAACGCGCTCCGAAAATTCAATCTTTTAGATTGAATATGTTTTTCAGGGGCACGCCCTTCTGGCGAATAGAGCAACGCATTCGAAGTAAATTCTTTTTGCCAGAAATTTACAATGCCTAGGAAATTCAACGTAGTTGTGCAAGGAAGTTAAAAATTAtggaattagaaaatttcatctttaCCATTTCTGAGATTgacgtcgttttttctttttgcagtACCGAAGTCTCGAGTTTTCTGAAATTGCGTAAAGTGATCCGCAAGAACGGGGCGTATTCTCGcggatgaaataatttaaaaaaattgaatttttgaactaACAAGGGCAGACTACCCTACACAGATTTGGCTTTCACTTGGTGCACTCATTTCTATTACTTATCTGATGTTGAAAACCTACGTAGAACCTTCTCATAGACCgcgtattatttattaccaAGCTACATACCTCTTAAATTCTGAACGTCctaaaaacgaacaaatttaCGATCGCAACCTTACAAAAGTTCTTGTATTGGACCATAATAGTGCGAGAAAATACATTTCATGAAATATTAATAACCTTCGtaaaaattgatgtattttaaattttaaagCCCATGTGGCAGCACGAtactttataattattaatcagaATCAACATCACTTTAagattattgaataaaattagtaCACGGGTTTTAAAATTTCGttgttccaatttttatcGTGGCTGAGGTTCATCTGGTTCTCATAGCCGTCGCATTCAATAGTTGAgtaatttttcacaacgaCACATCGATTTCACATTGCAAACTTGAACAATCTCCACCTAGCCCAAGTTGACGAAGTGTTGTCGGTTACAAAAACGAGGCAATGTTCTCGCCTCTCAGGTCGCTGATGATAAAATCTGGTGATTGACCACCCGCTGTGAAGATTCCAACGATCGCTAAACTTCCCGAGAATTGATCATCTCCCGCTCGCCTCACTTCGTCGTCTCTCGCTCTGTGTGTCGGTACCAAATTAAGGGGTAGCTTGGGTCTCCTTCGCCGCGcaataaatttgagaaaaataaaaaccataaTTCGTCAACaaacaaatattaattttcataaaaaaaaaaaacaaaaaaaatatttcgatgttATTATTCTTCCGCAATTTTTATCCCTCCCACGTTATGaaccgtgaaaatttcatacatgAGTATTAGGGTGTTTCATTATCaggcgatgttttttttttcttttttcctactcCAAAATCTGATACTTTATAGAATAGAATAAGTGGCTTGAAAATAAACACCCTGATAactatatatgtgtatatgacAGTCGTGCatcgtgtacacacgtacgcatacttatacgtatacatatatgtatatggccCAGACGAAAACTCTTGAGTTTCTTTTTTGGCGTCGTAAGATCAATTACCATCAAAGATCGATGAGCCCCTTTTACTTCTATTTTCATatgttttttcccctctcctaTCGTATCCCTACAGCACTCAAATGTAATGAAACACGACCTCCAGAATTAGAGAAGATTAGTTCACCAATTTTCTAGATCGTTACGAATGATCGTAATATATCGGACATGTATCTGAAGAAGCTGTTatgaaaggagagagagagagagagagaaaaaacggaaaaatcagATTGTGGACAAACTTGTCTACGATAATAGTGTCGTGTCAGCGAGTACATTAGATGCAGTTCGATTTATCCGGATGTTTTAAACTTGACCTGACTCAACCTAACCCGAGCTAACCTGGGAGTAAACTCCCGGCATTCCTGATGCTGGAGGCGTCTCTAGGGAGCGAAGGTCTATTATATGCATCTAGTGGAAGCGCacttttgtataaaaataataataactccAGGGAAACGATAGCGATAGCAGAAGTGCAAGTGCCACTCACCCACCTTGCCTCGATAAAAATTCTACGTAGGTTATcgtattaaatatatttttcaaaacgagGATATCGTCCAACGATTAGAACAATTTAATTCCacaaattttatcgaaaatcaaattcttTTCCAGTCAAACGTATATGTGGATCATCTCATCACTTTTCAATCGCAGCTTCGAAAATCGTCGAGTTTTCCTGTCTCCTGCTCCTGATTTGCGAATGTAACCGTATAGATAATTAAATGAGGCTTTCAATGAGCGCGAGAATTCTTAAAGGGTGCGGAACGTCAAGGGGTGAAGTTCTCGGATCGAGGCACttgagatgaaattttcagagcacGAATCCTCCACTTGTTCGCTTGTAATGACGAAACTCGGGTGATTTTCAATCGCAATAATTTCAAACCGCACACCGAGAATTTACAAAGTCTCAGAACGCGGAGCGACGAAGAGGGACGATATCTTACCGGAAGTCGAAACGgcgtcattttttcgaaacaatttttGCCAAATGAATCGCAAAGTGATAGACTTCAGAATCTGCCGATGTCATGTAACCCGAAGTGAGTGATTCGATCTACTTCCATGagacatagaaaaaaaaaaaaaaaaaaaagacaagagaCTCTACTTTTGTAAAAATACTCCGACGCGATTCATGCGATCGGAAAATCTTTCCGCATTATGGGTGAGAAGTTTAGCCATTCGGGTTTGAATTCGGATCGATCATTCAATTCCAGTCACGAATGTAAAGGACGTTTTCTACTGAATTCAGGGTTTTCTTCCAGACGGGTGTGGGTTGATCTCAATTAAAACAGTTTCTATAATTCTAATCGGAAGGTtgcggtcggtggctagaaaACGATCCCGAATCCTCCCGAAGCAACAACTCGGGATAGAATTTTAGTCCAGAGTTAGCTCTCGGTAATTACTACCTACTAATAACAGCCTTTCTCTCCGAAACCTCCTCCTACAACCTTTTCGGAGTTTCAATAACTCCCGAAATTAACCGCCACAAATCTGAAACTTGCGGAGCTTATTGATAATCGGGGCGCTAGCTGTCGTTGCTGATTCTCATATACAATGTATGCACGATAATCATCGACCATCCGAAAAgcgttagaaaaattatttcattagaGAATTTCCCGGTTTTCACCATTCTAATTTCTTCGTCCTTTCCTCCTGCAGACTCGacacggatatacgtatacacgtatatgtatatagctgCTAGTACGTCGTAAAGAACACTGACAATGGAAGTAAGAAAGAAGATCGGATAATTCACTGGGGAGTCTTGGAAGTCCTGCAAGTAGTACGATTCCCAGACCACCGCCATACCGTAGAGAACCACCAGCAAAGGAGATCGCCCGTGAAACTAACGCCGTCCATACTACTCTATATATCCTCTTCTTAAACCGCGCGCAACTCTTTAATGCCTTTTTCTACCCGCTCTGACTAAAATTAGCCTCTTTGGATAATACACCGCGGCGAGTCGACGGAAttgaaaacggagaaaaaagagacacGAATATAACCTCAACGAATGACCGACTACGTCACGTTAGTTCGGGGTGCTCGGTCGTCCGGCTgtacaaattttcgaattcgaaaTCCAACCCCGAAAATCGATACGCCGAGTGACACAGAGATTCCACTGATGTTGAAATGTGAATAGAGGCGTGAACCAATCTCgcgccagttttttttttttttttttctccgaaaactACAAGGCCGGAGCGTCGATCTCTGTTTTGACATTCAGGCAAAACTTCAAGATCGGAAAAACAGTTTGCCAAGAATTATTTGTCACCCTTGATTTTCACGACCGAGGAGTTTCAAGgtcaatatatatacagacaGACAGTCGTGAAGATGCGACGACGAAATGCATAATATAAGGAATAACCGGAGGACAGTGGGCCGCTCGATAACATGTTAATAAATTTattgcgtttcttttttcacaaagtACATGTCGCTTCTTCGAGAAagtctaaatttttttttcatcgaattttctggtttttcaaaatatagtTATACGCTGTAGCATCTTCTTCCCGGAACTCCTAAATCTTCGATTAACTACACCCATTTCATCGTACGAGTTTACTCTACTCACTTTTAGCAAAACTGGGCAATGTTGCTCTAGGAGCACGAAGTGTTTTTCGAAGATTCGAGAGCTTCGGAGAAAAAGAGGTTCGAATGAGATAGCGATTGGGaggtaaaaatcgaaaaacaaagaccaccaagaaaataaaaaaactaacaagAGAATTTTTGTCcttgtggagaaaaaattgaaaattttctttgaagaaaatatcgtCACGTCTCGTCGATCATTTTGcctaaataattgaaatcattGATTTTCGTTGTTCCACTTCTCATTGAAAAtgggatattaaaaaaagacaagaacAAATACGGCCTTCGTAGTTTAAGTTGGATggggaaatgaattttctcagGTAACACGTACGGGAGTCCTGATATATCCCGGTGTTTTCTTCCTTGAGGAAGGTACCCAGGATTTCTAAAATCATCAAGAAAGCATGCGAGATATTTCTCCAGGGCCGCGCACCGCAGGGTGCTTCAATATGAAGAGCTGATATTGGCCCCTGACGTTGCACCAGggggtttctttttcttcgtcctccGGTAATCGCAGAAGGAGATAAgatatgtacacgtaataaTGTATTGAGACTCTCGACATCAGATTTAAAttgcaatttaaaaaaacaacctAAATATTTTACCCACCGACGATCGAAAACTTCAAACAACAATATACCGAGAATAATTTCGCTTGGAACTGACATTGAGTAAATTGGAAGACGAAATTCTTCACACATCTTCTTCATATAGAATTTCAtgcgggaaattttttcttccactaaATGCAACGTGTACAACAAAAAATGCAGTCTGACGATGTTGCTCGCTCTTTAATCAAACAACCCTTACCGCCAcaatcgaggagaaaaaaaaaaaaattttcgctttcTAAAAAATCGACTCAATTTAAGTCACTCTTCCAGTCGGTTATAAAATTCCAGTTCGGAACTTTTTTCGTAAACTCGATCGCCGATCCTTCTCGAAACGCTGCACGCACATGATTCGGAacagattcgatttttttttaaatttttgttccaaaaGATTCCAACCTATTCGAGTAACCTTTCAAAGTCATTCAGAGATTCCTTACGCGCTTCTTGCATCATGATTTGTTTGGTCGTCGTGCAGGTGTGTAACACACATGAGAATGCGGTTGCACGTGTGTTGAATTAAGGGGTTGAAGAGTTGAGGGGTCGGGGGTTATTTCGCCCCTCCTCTATGAAGCTACGTCGAAAGCTTGGTACGGGATTGGATAAGAGCTTCTGTGACGTCACGGCGCCTACCCTATGTATATGATGAAGCACGCGGAGCTTCAGTCTGCCCCTGCTTCTCACGCTGACCTGTCTCCAGCCGAATAAAGTCGACCCGCAGTCCCGGCAtcccgaagaatttttttcaaaagttcaaAATTATCACAGCCAACACTTCTTATCCGTCCCACCCGTACAACTACTGACTCATCGGCGATCGGAAGAGGACCTCGAAATAGGTGAGCTTCTCGATTCTAAATCTATTTCtcacatttttcgatttattatcatccaattttgatttttttacggtaataatatttcgtcgtagtatcgaaaaaaattttttcaaagcgtCGTACCATGTCCActgcgagataaaaaaaactcctgTACAATTgatcgaaaaccaaaaaaaaatgaggggagGCAGAACGTTTTTTATCGGTACTctttgaaaagataaaaaataaagaaactgactgaaaaaaagatggtctcaatttttcaatctagcGACCCTAGGGAGCTTTATGGCTATGGCTATGGCCGTGGttgttttatattctttctctctcttttttttggaataaatTGCATTACGTCGCATCAGTATCGCGAAACTTGTTCGGTAAAATGGAAAGTAAAACTAAGAGGTGTACGgtgttatattattaataaaaaatttcaaaaacaatttctGTACCGTTTTATATAGATGATAAAATTTAagaataaatatgtaaatgCGCAGTACATCGTGATGATAAAAGTTTTCAGTGTATCATAATTAGAGTGTAAAAATTTCCTACGTGATGtaaaaaacgacgagaatttttttttttttttttttcctcgttctttATTCTCCCAATATAGTTTGTCCACGCGTCACATATTGTATAACATTAAAAACTTTCTCATATAATTATTCGCATGTTTGAAATCTTTATTTAATTCGTCGACTAATCCTTCGCGTGAGAATAATTCTCCTTTTTAGGTaggtattacatatatattcacgtatacgtattataaaaattatcgctACGCTATAATCATTCGAATACGCCACACCGAtgtgaattatattattaaactACCGCACCCGACCTGTGATAATCCAGAGaaatggaggaaaagaaaaagggaggagaaaaaaaaataaataaataatcgaactTTGCACCATGCGGAGGCACGCGAATCAACcgttccgaaaaaaaattattgttactcGTTAATAAATTGTCCAGCTTAACTTTTTCAGAAAGAAACTTAAATCGGACCGTTGGAtcctgaaaatagaaaatttcgtGCATACTTTCGAATAATCGTGACAAAAGTTAAATCGCAAATACGTCGGGCTATTGCACATCCGATCGCCCACATCTTTCAGTCACACTCAACGTTGCAAAGAAACGAGACTGTCCAAGGTTCTGAAAAATTTGCTTCCGGGAACACGGAGCGTACACCTGatcttagatttttttcactcgttggTCCGAATCGTCCTTGAGAAtcc contains:
- the LOC105689459 gene encoding UDP-glycosyltransferase UGT5-like — encoded protein: MASSALLILGAVGLLGFSAPLVSSLNILGIAPLPSKSHHLWHTELMKGLARKGHQIYSVGIEPTEFGDSVVRENQTRSIVLEDMISCLNKDGNFDPISWRKLSPMQTTVELYSVCNILCDYATKTNGGKEALELVRNTKIDVIVMDITMGQCFYGLREEALGNPPLVGFTPFGSPGWVKDIVGGSNWPAFKGYENYQKAPPFNLWERTWNLIYYQVDDFCRKFYYLPREKEVAEAYIGRKLEKSLEDIEREMTTLLTNTHASFDAGTFLPPNVIEIGGLHVKDTKPLPQDIKKFIDEAEHGVVVLSLGTNVQSSTLGTEKLQAIVSALGQLKERVVWKFETDTLPNLPKNVMIKKWLPQSDILAHPKIRALWSHGGLLSTQEAVWRGIPVIAMPFFMDQYRNIDMLVSKGVGLRLDYDSLSTETVLKTLKQILTDPGITTRMKKLSAAYRDRPMSPIDTAIWYIEHAVRHPDGPLSSPGRNMSWVQFHLVDVYAVLGLVFLLVAWILKLLLKTVYNLVFRRGNKVEPKLKRK